A single Candoia aspera isolate rCanAsp1 chromosome 5, rCanAsp1.hap2, whole genome shotgun sequence DNA region contains:
- the CCDC122 gene encoding coiled-coil domain-containing protein 122: MADSDPSGITEMVKRVAEQQNTQASEIQRSKEVLTRLQAQLQDLEAQRNSVLSERKAIERQRYFCEEAIATTKCHCEDLEVQVATLYVENTKLTQDTEVLQEEFKMVLSGNRAYYEKIAAHQNRFEEEESKLPFAVELMEKRGTLQQMMMQKEELMASLQKAEEHDTVGQVQDEIACLQSEIKVLKEAVSEKEKAIQDEKSTHAMLQKEIELQNKRCEAILKRLRCQINKVESDKRQGHWKMQQLEEKLEALRKHLQATD, encoded by the exons ATGGCTGACTCCGATCCGTCAGGAATCACTGAAATGGTAAAACGAGTAGCAGAGCAACAAAATACTCAGGCTTCTGAAATACAAAGGAGCAAGGAAGTTCTCACACGACTGCAG GCTCAGCTTCAGGACCTCGAGGCACAGAGGAACTCTGTCCTATCTGAAAGAAAGGCAATTGAAAGACAAAGGTATTTCTGCGAGGAAGCCATAGCAACGACCAAATGTCACTGCGAAGATCTGGAGGTTCAGGTTGCAACCTTGTATGTTGAGAACACAAAGCTGACCCAAGACACTGAAGTTTTACAAGAAGAATTTAAAATGGTGCTTTCAGGAAACAGGGCTTACTATGAGAAAATTGCTGCTCATCAAAACCGATTTGAGGAAGAGGAAAGCAAATTGCCTTTCGCAGTGGAGCTCATGGAAAAAAGAGGCACGCTCCAGCAGATGATGATGCAGAAGGAAGAGCTCATGGCTTCTCTTCAGAAAGCAGAAGAACATGATACTGTTGGCCAAGTCCAG GATGAAATTGCATGTTTGCAAAGTGAAATAAAGGTATTGAAAGAGGCTGTCAGCGAAAAGGAGAAAGCCATTCAAGATGAAAAAAGCACGCATGCTATGCTTCAGAAAGAAATTGAG CTGCAGAATAAGAGGTGTGAAGCTATTCTAAAACGGCTGCGTTGTCAAATTAACAAAGTGGAGTCGGACAAAAGACAGGGGCATTGGAAAATGCAGCAGCTGGAAGAAAAATTGGAGGCCTTACGGAAGCACCTCCAAGCCACCGATTGA